The window GGCGTGCTTGCCTCGGCCGTCGGCCAGGACAAGGAGTACATGAAGCGGGTGTTCACCTCCTTCGGGCTCAAGGTCGGCCCGTACGTGGTGATCCGGCCGCGCGAGTGGGCGCAGGATCCGTCCGCCGCCCGCAAGAGGATCGTCGACTTCGCCGGCGAGCACGGCTGGCCGCTGTTCGTGAAGCCCGCGCGCGCCGGTTCGTCGATCGGCATCACCAAGGTCGACGACCTGTCCGGCCTCGACGAGGCGATCGAGGAGGCGCAGCGGCACGACCCGAAGGTGCTCGTGGAGGCTGCGCTGCGCGGCCGCGAGATCGAGTGCGGGGTGCTGGAGTTCGAGGACGGCCCGCGGGCCTCCGTACCGGCCGAGATCCCGCCGCCCGAGGCGCACGCGTACTACGACTTCGAGGCCAAGTACATCGACTCCACGCCCGGCATCGTGCCCGCTCCGCTGACCGACGGGGAGACCGCCGAGGTGCAGCGGCTCGCGGTGGACGCGTTCGAGGCGGCCTCGTGCGAGGGCCTGGTCCGCGCGGACTTCTTCCTCACCGAGGACGGCGAGTTCGTGATCAACGAGATCAACACCATGCCCGGCTTCACGCCCATCTCGATGTACCCGCAGATGTGGCAGGCGAGCGGGATCAGCTACCCGGAACTGGTGGACCGGCTGATCCAGGCGGCACTGCGCCGCTCCACGGGCCTGCGCTGACCCCGTACGCCCAGGGGGCCCGGGACACCTTCCGGTGTCCCGGGCCCCCTGGGCGTGTGTCAGGCGCTCAGTCGGCGATCCCCTTGGGGATCGCCTTCTTCACGGCCGGGGCCAGATCGACCAGCGGCGCGACCCCGTGGTCCGTCCGCCCCGCGGGGATCGTCACCTCCACATAGGCCAGGCGCAGTGCGGTGGTGAAGCGGAACGAACCGTCCCCCTGCTTCTGCAGCAGCCAGTTCACATCGTTCACCTCGGCGCCGTCGGACTCCGGATCGTCCATCGCGGCGGGCCGCGGGACACCGCAGCGCAGTATGATCGCCGGGCTTCCCCAGCCCGCGGTCAGCGCGGAGGCGGGCCGGGGGTCCTCGCGGCTCAGTCCGTCCACTTTCCCAGGCAGTTCCCGGTCCAGATGGCGGCACAGTCCGGCCACCGACGGCCCGGGGGTGGGAACCGTCACGGAGGCGCTGTCGCCGCTCGGGGAACAGCCCGCGACGGTGATCAGCGCGGCGAGGACGGGCAGGCCGAGAAGCCGGTGACGGAGGAAGCTCACCGGCCAAGGGTAGACGGGGGCTACAGATGCACGACCGGGCAGGTCAGGGTTCGTGTGATGCCGTCCACCTGCTGGACCTTCGCGACCACCATGCGGCCCAGGTCGTCCACCGTGTCGGACTGGGCGCGCACGATGACGTCGTACGGCCCCGTCACGTCCTCGGCCTGGATCACTCCAGGGATCTTGCCGATCGTCTCTGCGACGGTCGACGCCTTGCCGACCTCCGTCTGGATCAGGATGTACGCCTGTACCACGGAACCTCCAGGGCGGCCACGAGGATCATCTGGGGGAAAAGGAACGCCACGGTATCGCGTCGTCACACGCCGTGGGGAGACCCGGGAGAGCCGTGACGTACGCGCCGGGGTGCAGGTAGGACAGAAGTTGACGGTCATCTCGACCGTAGCGAGGACCGCGTTGACGCGCGACCGGGAACGTAACCGGGAATATTCAGGGACAGAAGGGGCGAAAGGCCGATGAAGGGCACTGTTGGTGAGCTCGGGGAGTTCGGGCTCATCAGGGAGCTCACCTCCCGTCTCACCACCACCCCGGCGGTCCGGGTCGGTCCCGGCGACGACGCCGCGGTGGTCGCCGCCCCCGACCGCAGGGTCGTGGCGAGCACCGACATACTCCTCGAGGGACGGCACTTCCGCCGGGACTGGTCCACGGCGTACGACGTGGGCCGCAAGGCGGCCGCCCAGAACCTCGCGGACATCGCCGCCATGGGCGCCGTGCCGACCGCGCTGCTGCTCGGCCTGGTCGTCCCCACCGAGCTGCCGGTCACCTGGCCCACCGAGCTGATGGACGGCCTGCGCGACGAGTGCCAGGTCGCCGGGGCCGCCGTCGTCGGCGGCGACGTGGTGCGCGGCGACACGATCATGGTGTCGATCACCGCGCTCGGTGATCTGCGCAACCACGAGCCGGTCACACGCGCCGGCGCACAGCCCGGCGACCTGATCGCGGTGACCGGCTGGCTGGGCTGGTCCGCGGCCGGGTACGCGGTGCTCTCCCGGGGCTTCCGCTCGCCCCGCGCCTTCGTCGAGGCCCACCGCCGTCCCGAGCCGCCGTACCACGCGGGTCCCGCGGCCGCCGGGCTCGGCGCCACCGCGATGTGCGACGTCAGCGACGGACTGATCGCCGACCTCGGGCACATCGCCGAGGCCAGCAAGGTCCACATCGACATCCGCTCGGGAGCCATAGACATCCCCTCGCAGATGCACGACATCGGGCAGGCCGTCGGCGTCGACCCGTTGCAGTGGGTGCTGACCGGGGGAGAGGACCACGCGATCGTGGCGGCCTTCCCGCCGGACGTGAAGCTGCCGGCCCGCTGGAAGGTGATCGGCGACGTGCACAGCCCCTCGGCGCTGCCCCAGGTCACGGTCGACGGCGCGCCGTGGACCAGCAAGGGCGGCTGGGACCACTTCGGGGACATCGAGTCGTGACCGCCGCCCCTCCCCGGGTGTTGACCGTCGCGGGCTCCGACTCCGGCGGCGGCGCCGGTATCCAGGCCGACCTGAAGACGATGCTCGCCCTCGGCGTGCACGGCATGAGCGTGATCACCGCGGTGACCGCGCAGAACTCCCTCGGCGTGCAGGGGGCCTGGGAACTGCCCGTGGAAGCGGTCCGGGCCCAGTACCGCAGCGTCGTGGACGACATCGGCGTCCAGGCGGTGAAGACCGGGATGCTGGCCTCGGCGGAACTGGCCGGGGCGGTGGCCGAACTGATCGCCGGGACGGACGCGCCCGCGGTCGTCGACCCGGTCGGCGTCTCCAAGCACGGCGACCCGCTCCTCGCCGAGTCCGCGCTTCGGACCGTACGCGAAAGGCTGCTCCCGGTGGCGACCGTCGCCACGCCGAACCTCGACGAGGTGACCCAGCTCACCGGCATCCGGGTCCGGGCGGAGGAGCAGATGCGGGAGGCCGCGGCGGCGATGCTGGCGTTCGGGCCGGAGTGGGTGCTGATCAAGGGTGGCCACCTCGCCGGGCGGGAGGGCGGTGACCAGGCCGTGGACCTGCTCACCGACGGCGCCGAGGAGCACTGGCTGCGCGCCCCCCGGTACGACAACCGGCACACGCACGGCACCGGCTGCACCCTCGCCTCCGCGATCGCCTCGCACCTGGCGAAGGGGCGGTCGGTGCCGGAGGCCGTGACGGAGGCCAAGGCGTACGTCACCGGGGCGATCGCGGCGGGCTTCGCGCTCGGCGGGGGGATCGGGCCCGTGGACCACGGCTGGGCCCTGCGGAGGCCTGGGGCGGGGTAGTCGCACGGCCCGCGCACCGGCCGGCCCACACGGCTCCCGGTGTGCGGGCACGCGTGTGCGGGCACGGCAAAAAGCCGGTCCACCGAAGTGGACCGGCTCAGTGCAGCGAACCAGCAGTGGCCGCGCGCTTAGCTGTTGCTGTGCGTCAGCGCGAGACCTTGCCGGCCTTGATGCACGAGGTGCAGGCGTTCACGCGCTTCGGCGTCCCGCCGACCACGGTACGCACGCGCTGGATGTTCGGGTTCCAGCGACGGGGCGTACGGCGGTGCGAGTGCGAGATGTTGTTGCCGAAGCCCGGCCCCTTGCCGCAGACGTCGCAGTTGGCAGCCACGGGTCACTCCAAAGACTTCAGATGCACTTACGGATGATCCCGGCATGCCGGGATCAAGATCTCAGGCTCGGAGAGCACTTCTTGAAATCTGAGTGGCGTTGCCAGGGGGTAAGCCCGATCAGGATCGGGCAACCGGAGCAGCATACAACGGCTGCGTCCGTAAGGCGAAACTACCACGGCGGCTCCGCTGCCCCCGCGGGCCCTCTTCCGTCGGGCACCGCCCCTGGGTCTACGCTGCGTCCAGTCCAGCAGCTCAGGGAGGCGCAGGTGGCGCAGGTGGCGCAGACGTTCGACGCGCCGGCGGTGCGCACCTGGTGCGGACTGGCGCTGCGGGCCCTGGGACGCGCGCGCGAGGAGATCGACGCGATCAACGTCTACCCCGTGGCCGACGGGGACACCGGCACCAACCTGTATCTGACCGTGGAGTCCGCCGTCGCGGCGGTGGAGGCCGTGTTCGCCGCGCACGAGGTGGGCGACGGGACCGGTGTGGCCCTCCCCGGTCCCTCCCTGGCCGACGCCGCGCGGGCGATGGCGCACGGCGCGCTGATCGGGGCCCGCGGCAACTCCGGGACCATCCTCGCCCAGCTGCTGCGCGGCATGGCCCAGGTGTTCGCCGCCGACGGTGACCGAACCCACACCGACGGGCGCGAGCTCTGCCTGGCCCTGCGGCGCGCGGCGGACTCCGCCCGGCAGGCCGTGGCGCACCCGATGGAGGGCACGGTCCTGTCGGTGGCCTCGGCCGCCGCGGACGCGGCCACCGGGGCGGGCGGAGACTGCGGCGCCGTCGCCCTGGCCGCCTACGAGGGTGCCTGCGCGGCCCTCGCCGCGACCCCGGGCCAGCTGGCGGTCCTGGAGCGCGCCGGGGTGGTCGACGCGGGCGGGCGGGGACTCGTGGCGGTCCTCGCGGCCCTGGTGGAGACGTGCACGGGACGGGCGCCGGAGCAGGGTGCGTCCTCTTCGGCGGTGGCGGTGGCAGGTGACGGCGGCCCGACGGTGCCGCACGCGCGTGTGTGCTCCGCCGGGGACGACGGGCCCGGTGCCTGCGCGCCGCCCGCGAGCGGCCCCGCCTTCGAGGTGATCTACCTGCTGGACGCCGAGGACGCGGCCGTCGCCCGGCTGCGCGAGCGGCTCGACGGGCTCGGGGACTCCCTCGTCGTGGTCGGCGGCGACGGCCTGTGGAACGTGCACGTGCACGTCGACGACGCCGGCGCGGCCGTGGAGGCGGGCGTGGAGGCCGGGCGGCCGCACCGCATCCGGATCACGCACTTCGCCGCCGATGACGCGCACACCGGCGGGCCCGGGCGGCCGCCGCAGCGGGAGCGGGCCCAGCGTGCCGTGGTGGCCGTCGTACCCGGCGAGGGCCTGGCCGGGCTCTACACCGAGGCCGGGGCGACCGCGGTGCTCGCCAGGCCCGGGGAGCAGCTCGCCAGCGGGGAGCTCGTCGACGCCGTACGGCGGGCACACGCGCGCGAGGTGGTCCTGCTGCCCAACGACCCCGAGCTGCGCCACACCGCGTCCGCGGCGGCCGAGCAGGCCCGCGGGGACGGTGTCCGTGTGGCCCTGATCCCGACCCGCTCGGCGGTGCAGGGCATCGCCGCCCTCGCCGTGCACGAGCCGGGGCGCCGCTTCGACGAGGACGTCGTCGCCATGACCTCGGCGGCCGGTGCCACCCGGCACGCCGAGGTCATCGTCGCCGAACGCCAGTCGTGGACCACGGCCGGCATCTGCCAGGCCGGTGACGTCCTCGGTCTCATCGACGGGGACGTGGCCGTGATCGGCTCGGACGTCACGGCCACCGCCGAGACCGTCCTGGACCGCATGCTCGCAGCCGGCGGCGAACTGGTCACCCTCGTCCTCGGCGACGAGGCCCCCGACACGATCGCCACCCGTCTCCAGACCCGGGTCCGCGAGTCCTACCTCGCCGTCGACACGGTCATCTACGAGGGCGGCCGCCAGGGAGCGCTGCTGCTCATCGGCGTGGAGTGAGCCACACCTCCCCGGCCGGCCGCCGCCGGTCAGCCGCCCGGTCCCGTCTCCAGGGCGCGCGGGAGCCCTTCGGCTTCTGCGCGCCGGGAGTGCGTCCGGCCGTCCTCGGCGCGGGCTGGTAGGCCGTCGTCGCGGCAGGCACGCGTGTGGTGGCCTGGGCGGGGCGGCCTGGTGCCGTCGCGGGGCGTCCGGTGGTGGGTTCCGCTCCGGGGTCGCCGGTCGGTCGTCCGGTCCCGTCTCCAGGGCGCGCGGGAGTCCTTCGGCTTCTGCGCGCCGGGAGTGCGTCCGGCCGTCCTCGGCGCGGGCTGGTAGGCCGTCGCCGCGGCAGGCACGCGTGTGGTGGCCTGGGCGGGGCGGCCTGGTGCCGTCGCGGGGCGTCCGGTGGTCGGTTCCGCTCCGGGGTCGCCGGTCGGTCGTCCGGTCCCGTCTCCAGGGCGCGGGAGCCTTTCGGTTTCTGCGCGCCGGGAGTGCGTCGGGCCGTCCTCGGCGCGGGCTTGTGGGCCGTCGTCGCGGCACGCGCGTGCGTGGTGGCCTGGTGCCGTTGCCGGTCGTCCGGTGGTGAGTTCCGCTGCGGGGTCGCCGGTCAGTCGTCCGGTCCCTGCTCCAGCGCGCGCAGGAGTCTTTCGGCTCGCGCGCGCGGGGGCGGTGCCTCGGTGTCTCCCTCGTCGGCGTCCTCGTAGGCCGCCAGCACGGCACGTGCGTGCGCCGTGGCTTCGGCGGAGCGGCCCAGGTCGGCTGCCAGACGGCACGCGGCGAGTTCCGCCGCGGTGCGGTCGTGCAGGGCGGCCGGACCCAGGAGGGCGAAGGCGGCGATCGCCTGCTCCAGCCTGGACAGGGCCTCCTCGGCCACGGCCTCGTCCGCCGCGCCGTCCGCGAGCAGGTCGCCGAACTGCTGGTGGGTCTGACCGAGTTCCGCGACCAGCCGCTGTCGCGCCGCCGCGTCGTCCACCGCCTCCAGCGCCGACTCGCACTCCGTGACCGCGGCCCCCATCAGCTCCCGCGCCGCGTCCGGGCCTGCCTCGGTGCCCGATGCCAGCCACGCGCGTGCGCGCAGGGCACGGACCAGGCCGTGCACGTCGCCCAGGGACCGCCACAGGTCGCCCGCGCGCGTGTACGCACGCTCGGCCTCCTCGTGCAGCCCCGCGCGGCTCAGCGACTCGGCGGCCAGATGGGCGAGGGTCGCGTGGTCCTGCTGCTCGGGCCAGTGCCGAGCGATCTCGGCGGCCTGCAGCCGGCGTTCGGCCGCCGCACGGTGTTCCCCGAGCTCGCTCAGACAGTCGCCCAGCCACCACTGCGTCTGCACGACGGCCCCGTCGCCGTGCGTGTCCGCGGACAGGTCGGGCAGCGCGGACTCCAGCACCTCCGCGGCCTCCGCCCACCGCCCCAGCCGCAGCAGCAGACCGCCGAGCTGCTGCCGGGCCCAGGCCCCGAGCGCCGGTCCCTCGCCCGCCTCGTCGGCCCAGTGCGCGGCCTCCAGGGCGTGTTCCGCCGCCTCCTCGGTCCGGTCGAGACCGCCGAGCACCTCGGCGAGCTGAAGGTGCAGCTGTGCCCGGCCCGGGGCCTCCAGATACGTCCCGCCGTGCTCAAGGGCCGCCCGCAGCGCCCGCTCGGCGCCCTCCGGGTCGTCCAGATGGTGCGCGAGCGCCGCGAGCCGTGCCTCGTACTCCACCGCGAACCACGGAACACCCGCACCGGCGTACTCGGCCGCGGCCCGCTCGAACAGCTCCGCGGCGCCCCGCAGATCCCCGGCGCGCGCGGCGGTCTCGGCGAGCATCGCCCGCGCCTCGGCCGCCCGGGCCGCCAGCCGCACATCGTCCCCGGTGTGCCCCTCCACGAGGGCCAGGACCTCCTGCACGGCCTCCTCGGCGGCGGACAGCGCCCCCGGGTCCACGGGCCCCCCGGCCTCGTACACCGGCCGCATCAGGATCCGTGCCCGCCCCATCACCACGGATGCGGTCTGCCGAACGCCGGTGCCCTCCTGCGCGTACAGCGCGAGGACGCGCTCGTAGGGCTCGGCGACTGCGGCGAGCGCCCCGTCCACATCGCCGGTCAGCGCCCTCATGTACGCGGCACGCGAGCGTGCCGCCAGCGCCTCGCCCGGGTCGCCCGCCCGCGCGTACGACTCGGCGGCCCGCTCGAACAGCGCGGCACCCTCGGGGCCCCGGCTCATCGCCTCGTGCTCGGCGATCTCCGCCTGGTCGCGGGCCGCCAGCTCGACGCCCTCCGCGGCCCGCGCGACCGCCGCCCACGCCTCCGTGGCGTGCGGCCGCAGGGTGTCCGACAGCCGCCGCGCCTCGGCGATCAGCGCGGGCAGGCCTGCTTCTCCGGCCGCCGCTGCCGCAGTCGCCGCTTCAGCCGTCTCCACGGGGACCAGCGCGGCGGGAGCCGAAGCCGTGCCGGCGGGCCGCCGCGCCGTGCGCACGCCCAGCGGAAGCCGCTCCACCAGCGGGCGCCGCGTCATGCGCGCGCGTGCCCGCTCGCTCACCCGGGACGTGCCGTTGCGCTCGTCGAAGCGGACCGCCAGGGCCGCCGCCTCCGCGCGCGCGTGCGCGGCGAGTTCGCCGGCTGTCCAGGCCCGCCCCGCGGGACCGGGCACCGTCTGCCCGTCCCACCCCAGCTCGACCAGCCGCTCCATGAGCAGGGCCGTCACCGCCAGGAAGTCCAGCCTGCTGAGCGGGTTCCCGTCGTCCGCGAAGTACGCGGGCCGCTCGGCCAGCAGCTCCAGGGCCCGCGCCTCGTTGCCGGTCAGCGCGCAGAACGCCACATGGTCGGCGTAGGCGCCCCGCATGCTCTCCATCGGCCGCACCAGCCTCAGGCCCCGCAGATGGTGAGCGCGCGCCTCGTCGAGGCGGCCGAGCCGCAGCAGCGGCAGCAGCGAGGAGGCGAGGACACCGTGCGGCTCGTGGGCGCAGGAGAACTCGCCGTCCAGCACCGGCCGCCACAGCTCGACCGCCTCCGCGTCCCGGCCGCACTCGGCCTGCCACCGGCCCTGGTCGTGCAGCTCGCAGGCGTGGCAGTCGGCCATGCTGTCCCGGTCGGCGGCCAGCCACGCCGCGTACGCACGCTCCGCCCGCGCCAGGTCCCCGATGTGCCGGGCGACACTGAACTCGGCGCTGCGCACGGCACGTTCGGAGTGGCCGGCGAGCCGGTAGCGGTGCTCCATCTCGCCGAGCCACTTCTCGATCGCGGCCAGCGGGATGTGCGGCTGCCCCAGCATGCCCGCCGACATCCACTTGAAGACCCAGTGCAGCGAGTGGGTCTCGTACTCGTCGAAGTCCTCGGGGCGGTCGTCCCACATGCGCAGCAGCCGCGCGAACGGGACGAACATCTTGTCCTTCTCGGAGCTGTAGTTGTAGACCTTCAGCTGGTGTCCGAGCGCCTCGATCACGGCGAGCGGGATGTTCAGCCGCTCGGCCTCGGCGAGCAGCAGCTCCGCGCGCGCGTTGCGGGCCGGACCCTCGGGCCGCTCCCCGTTGGCGGCCAACTCGCGGCGCAGCGAGTCGAAGTCGGTGATCTCACTCATCGGTGGCCGTCCCCCGTCGCGTCGGTGTCGCTGTGCGTGGCCCACTCCAGCAGGCCGATGAACGCCCGGTTCAGCAGCGCCGAGTCCGCCGGCCGCAGCGGGCGCTGCGCCATCAGCAGCGCCTGCCCGTACAGCGACTCGGTCGCGGTGCCGATGAGTTCCGGGTCGCCGAGTGAACCGATGCGGCGGATCAGCGGGTTGAGGTGGTTGAGCACCAGACGCGCGCGTGGGGCGCCGCCGCGCAGCGAGCCGAGGATGCCCGCCCACAGGTCGTCGGCCTGCTCCTCGGCCTCGGCGCGGGCCTGCTCGTGCCGGGCCGACCGGTCGTCCAGGTGCAGCGCCGGAACGGACAGCGGGTGGAAGGCGCGCAGCACGACGTCGCAGCCCAGCGGGTCCAGCCGGGCCCGCGCGGCGGCCAGGAAGCCCGACAGGGCCAGTTCCTCGGCCGGGCCGACGGAGTCCAGGTGGGCGGTCACGGTGTCCGCGTCCAGCTCGGCGACCACCGTCCCCGGGCGCACCGACGGCAGCGCCTCGACCAGCTCGCTGTCGTAGGTGTAGCCGCCGTTGACGACGCCGACGCCCTGCGCGGAGGCGATCGGCGCGACCTGCCGGTACTCCTCGACCGTCCGCGTGAAGTGCACGACGGGGTGCCGTCGCGCGAACTCCTCCAGGGACAGCCGCCCGTCGGTCGTCTCGAAGGGCAGCCACGGCAGCATCGTGCGCAGCATCTCCGCGTCGTGCCGGGCCAGCGACTTGACCCCCAGGAAGTGCACCGACAGGAACGTTTCCAAGCGCTCCGGATCGCCGGCCGCGAGAGAGGTCAGCCAGGACCGTATCCGCTCCCCGAGCGCCTCGCGCACGGCGGCCAGCGTCTCGTCCTCGTACAGCGACTCCCGCGAGGCGGTGGGCCGCAGACTGTCCGTGTCGAGCACGCAGCGCACGAAGAACGCCCAGTCGGGCAGCAGCTGTTCGGCCCGCTCGGTCAGCAGCATGCCCTTCAGGTGCACGCGGTGACCCGCCCGCTGCGCCGGGCTGACCGCCGACGGCAGCACGTACGCCACCCCGCGGATCCCGGCCAGCGGCACGTCCAGGCCGATGGCGTCCAGCGGGGTGAACCCGAACACCTCGTGGCAGTGCCGGGCCAGGGCGACCCGGCGGGCCGCGGGGGAGGGGTACGCCCGGTCCCAGGGCGCCGGCAGGTCGGTGACCGCCTCCTCGCCCACCTGGACGTCGTAGGGCAGCAGCGACCCGAAGTCCCGTGCCAGCGCGAGCACACGCCGCTCGGTGAGCCACTCGCCCGCCCCGGCCCGGGCCTGGAGGTGCACGGTGGTGCCGGGTTCCGGGCGGGCGGAGTCCGGCAGGGTCCGCACGGTGTACGAGCCGTCGTCGCGCGCCGTCCACTCCACCGGAGGCGCCTCGGGCGTCCGGGCGCTGCGGCTGACCACCCGGATCCGCTCGGCCACCACGAAGCAGGCCAGCAGGCCGATGCCGAACTGGCCGAGGAAGTCCGAGCGCGCCTCCCGCAGGCCCTCGGCCCGCTTGGAGCTGCGGCCGATGGTGGCCAGCAGTTCGTGCACGTCGGACTCGGTGAGGCCGACGCCGGTGTCCTCCACCCGGAGGGTGCCGCCGTCCGCGAACAGCCGTACGCGCGCCGGGGCACCGGGCTCCTCCGCGCGCCGGGCGGTGATGGCGTCCACGGCGTTCTGGAGCAGTTCGCGCAGGTAGACCTTGGGGCTGGAGTACAGGTGGTGCGAGAGCAGGTCCACCAGTCCCCGCAGATCGACCTGGAACATATGGGCCGGGCGGGGCTCGCCGGACGACTGTGATGAGTGGGATGCCTGTGCTGACTGTGAGGTCTGGAAGTCCATCGTCGCAGCGCCGGTGGGGGGATCTCGGGTCGGCGCGGGGTAGGGCGGCACCTGTGAGGCGGCAGCCGCGGGGATGGCCGGAGCGCGTCATCCTAGGCCCTGCACGGACCGGCTGACCAGGGGTTTCCCCGGAGGTTTACGGCATTGTCGGTGCCGTGGTGTGCAATGGATCTCGTGCCCGCACTGCAAGAACCACTGAAACAGCCACTGAAGTCAGTGCTCGGCCCCGCCACCGCGAAGGTGATGGCCGAGCACCTCGGCCTGCACACCGTCGGCGACCTCCTGCACCACTACCCGCGCCGGTACGAGGAGCGCGGCCAGCTCACCCACCTCGCCGACCTGCCCATGGACGAGCACGTCACGGTGGTCGCCCAGGTCGCCGACGCCCGCCTGCACACCTTCGCCTCCTCCCGCGCGCCCCGCGGCAAGGGCCAGCGCCTGGAGGTGACGATCACGGACGGCAGCGGCCGGCTCCAACTGGTCTTCTTCGGCAACGGCGTGCACAAGCCCCACAAGGAACTCCTGCCGGGCACCCGCGCGATGTTCGCGGGCAAGGTCTCGGTCTTCAACCGCCGATTGCAACTGGCCCACCCGGCGTACGAG of the Streptomyces sp. NBC_01788 genome contains:
- a CDS encoding DUF3515 domain-containing protein, whose protein sequence is MSFLRHRLLGLPVLAALITVAGCSPSGDSASVTVPTPGPSVAGLCRHLDRELPGKVDGLSREDPRPASALTAGWGSPAIILRCGVPRPAAMDDPESDGAEVNDVNWLLQKQGDGSFRFTTALRLAYVEVTIPAGRTDHGVAPLVDLAPAVKKAIPKGIAD
- a CDS encoding HSP90 family protein — protein: MDFQTSQSAQASHSSQSSGEPRPAHMFQVDLRGLVDLLSHHLYSSPKVYLRELLQNAVDAITARRAEEPGAPARVRLFADGGTLRVEDTGVGLTESDVHELLATIGRSSKRAEGLREARSDFLGQFGIGLLACFVVAERIRVVSRSARTPEAPPVEWTARDDGSYTVRTLPDSARPEPGTTVHLQARAGAGEWLTERRVLALARDFGSLLPYDVQVGEEAVTDLPAPWDRAYPSPAARRVALARHCHEVFGFTPLDAIGLDVPLAGIRGVAYVLPSAVSPAQRAGHRVHLKGMLLTERAEQLLPDWAFFVRCVLDTDSLRPTASRESLYEDETLAAVREALGERIRSWLTSLAAGDPERLETFLSVHFLGVKSLARHDAEMLRTMLPWLPFETTDGRLSLEEFARRHPVVHFTRTVEEYRQVAPIASAQGVGVVNGGYTYDSELVEALPSVRPGTVVAELDADTVTAHLDSVGPAEELALSGFLAAARARLDPLGCDVVLRAFHPLSVPALHLDDRSARHEQARAEAEEQADDLWAGILGSLRGGAPRARLVLNHLNPLIRRIGSLGDPELIGTATESLYGQALLMAQRPLRPADSALLNRAFIGLLEWATHSDTDATGDGHR
- the thiD gene encoding bifunctional hydroxymethylpyrimidine kinase/phosphomethylpyrimidine kinase encodes the protein MTAAPPRVLTVAGSDSGGGAGIQADLKTMLALGVHGMSVITAVTAQNSLGVQGAWELPVEAVRAQYRSVVDDIGVQAVKTGMLASAELAGAVAELIAGTDAPAVVDPVGVSKHGDPLLAESALRTVRERLLPVATVATPNLDEVTQLTGIRVRAEEQMREAAAAMLAFGPEWVLIKGGHLAGREGGDQAVDLLTDGAEEHWLRAPRYDNRHTHGTGCTLASAIASHLAKGRSVPEAVTEAKAYVTGAIAAGFALGGGIGPVDHGWALRRPGAG
- a CDS encoding DAK2 domain-containing protein, whose translation is MAQVAQTFDAPAVRTWCGLALRALGRAREEIDAINVYPVADGDTGTNLYLTVESAVAAVEAVFAAHEVGDGTGVALPGPSLADAARAMAHGALIGARGNSGTILAQLLRGMAQVFAADGDRTHTDGRELCLALRRAADSARQAVAHPMEGTVLSVASAAADAATGAGGDCGAVALAAYEGACAALAATPGQLAVLERAGVVDAGGRGLVAVLAALVETCTGRAPEQGASSSAVAVAGDGGPTVPHARVCSAGDDGPGACAPPASGPAFEVIYLLDAEDAAVARLRERLDGLGDSLVVVGGDGLWNVHVHVDDAGAAVEAGVEAGRPHRIRITHFAADDAHTGGPGRPPQRERAQRAVVAVVPGEGLAGLYTEAGATAVLARPGEQLASGELVDAVRRAHAREVVLLPNDPELRHTASAAAEQARGDGVRVALIPTRSAVQGIAALAVHEPGRRFDEDVVAMTSAAGATRHAEVIVAERQSWTTAGICQAGDVLGLIDGDVAVIGSDVTATAETVLDRMLAAGGELVTLVLGDEAPDTIATRLQTRVRESYLAVDTVIYEGGRQGALLLIGVE
- the rpmB gene encoding 50S ribosomal protein L28 translates to MAANCDVCGKGPGFGNNISHSHRRTPRRWNPNIQRVRTVVGGTPKRVNACTSCIKAGKVSR
- a CDS encoding D-alanine--D-alanine ligase family protein; translated protein: MSSENLPQSPEQPSRKPRVAVVCGGRSSEHGISVVTAGAVLSAIDRTKYEVLPIGITRDGRWALTADEPERMAITEGRTPSVEELADSAEGGVVLPVDPSNREVVYSEPGSVPKVLGEVDVVFPVLHGPYGEDGTLQGLLELSGVPYVGSGVLASAVGQDKEYMKRVFTSFGLKVGPYVVIRPREWAQDPSAARKRIVDFAGEHGWPLFVKPARAGSSIGITKVDDLSGLDEAIEEAQRHDPKVLVEAALRGREIECGVLEFEDGPRASVPAEIPPPEAHAYYDFEAKYIDSTPGIVPAPLTDGETAEVQRLAVDAFEAASCEGLVRADFFLTEDGEFVINEINTMPGFTPISMYPQMWQASGISYPELVDRLIQAALRRSTGLR
- a CDS encoding Lrp/AsnC family transcriptional regulator; translated protein: MVQAYILIQTEVGKASTVAETIGKIPGVIQAEDVTGPYDVIVRAQSDTVDDLGRMVVAKVQQVDGITRTLTCPVVHL
- a CDS encoding thiamine-phosphate kinase yields the protein MKGTVGELGEFGLIRELTSRLTTTPAVRVGPGDDAAVVAAPDRRVVASTDILLEGRHFRRDWSTAYDVGRKAAAQNLADIAAMGAVPTALLLGLVVPTELPVTWPTELMDGLRDECQVAGAAVVGGDVVRGDTIMVSITALGDLRNHEPVTRAGAQPGDLIAVTGWLGWSAAGYAVLSRGFRSPRAFVEAHRRPEPPYHAGPAAAGLGATAMCDVSDGLIADLGHIAEASKVHIDIRSGAIDIPSQMHDIGQAVGVDPLQWVLTGGEDHAIVAAFPPDVKLPARWKVIGDVHSPSALPQVTVDGAPWTSKGGWDHFGDIES
- a CDS encoding tetratricopeptide repeat protein, whose protein sequence is MSEITDFDSLRRELAANGERPEGPARNARAELLLAEAERLNIPLAVIEALGHQLKVYNYSSEKDKMFVPFARLLRMWDDRPEDFDEYETHSLHWVFKWMSAGMLGQPHIPLAAIEKWLGEMEHRYRLAGHSERAVRSAEFSVARHIGDLARAERAYAAWLAADRDSMADCHACELHDQGRWQAECGRDAEAVELWRPVLDGEFSCAHEPHGVLASSLLPLLRLGRLDEARAHHLRGLRLVRPMESMRGAYADHVAFCALTGNEARALELLAERPAYFADDGNPLSRLDFLAVTALLMERLVELGWDGQTVPGPAGRAWTAGELAAHARAEAAALAVRFDERNGTSRVSERARARMTRRPLVERLPLGVRTARRPAGTASAPAALVPVETAEAATAAAAAGEAGLPALIAEARRLSDTLRPHATEAWAAVARAAEGVELAARDQAEIAEHEAMSRGPEGAALFERAAESYARAGDPGEALAARSRAAYMRALTGDVDGALAAVAEPYERVLALYAQEGTGVRQTASVVMGRARILMRPVYEAGGPVDPGALSAAEEAVQEVLALVEGHTGDDVRLAARAAEARAMLAETAARAGDLRGAAELFERAAAEYAGAGVPWFAVEYEARLAALAHHLDDPEGAERALRAALEHGGTYLEAPGRAQLHLQLAEVLGGLDRTEEAAEHALEAAHWADEAGEGPALGAWARQQLGGLLLRLGRWAEAAEVLESALPDLSADTHGDGAVVQTQWWLGDCLSELGEHRAAAERRLQAAEIARHWPEQQDHATLAHLAAESLSRAGLHEEAERAYTRAGDLWRSLGDVHGLVRALRARAWLASGTEAGPDAARELMGAAVTECESALEAVDDAAARQRLVAELGQTHQQFGDLLADGAADEAVAEEALSRLEQAIAAFALLGPAALHDRTAAELAACRLAADLGRSAEATAHARAVLAAYEDADEGDTEAPPPRARAERLLRALEQGPDD